A single Candoia aspera isolate rCanAsp1 chromosome 7, rCanAsp1.hap2, whole genome shotgun sequence DNA region contains:
- the IL17REL gene encoding interleukin-17 receptor E-like protein, whose amino-acid sequence MSSFCRPAPASLSPANLKNMKLGTTMLCEDHRQCSLHLSVKGNLQLDENIHGVRICYLLMATQKSQCVNVKISRGVHSQPEGKKVKVQFNCFEVSEGQHLHITMTTLPNYCGVKQTQEYYVEDCRNNDVGKNIPDCFVSKMAYYVDRTRKTISVNISDVQNTDYYVRLCHQRFVCEDVGPVTLIQGKDLVKSASLQYSQLLPCLCIEAWPAILDARRMQLCPFKNDTKTLWDNIVYEPATQTLAWEAACPVHVTVSLCQLMKTNDQCVDLENTVNIATEKVKYSRVDTHPRLCMKVGCPYRESGQGSSIA is encoded by the exons ATGAGCAGTTTCTGCCGTCCTGCGCCTGCTTCCCTTTCTCCAGCCAATCTGAAAAACATGAAGCTTGGAACTACAATGCTATGTGAAGATCACAGGCAGTGCTCTCTCCACTTAAGTGTCAAGGGAAACCTGCAACTTGATG AAAATATTCATGGTGTGCGAATTTGTTATCTCCTGATGGCTACTCAAAAATCTCAGTGTGTGAACGTGAAGATTTCCAGGGGTGTACATTCCCAACCTGAGGGAAAGAAG GTGAAAGTGCAATTCAATTGCTTTGAAGTCAGTGAGGGACAACATCTCCACATAACCATGACAACACTTCCAAATTACTGTGGAGTTAAACAGACTCAAGAATATTATGTTGAAG ACTGCAGAAACAATGATGTGGGGAAAAATATTCCAGATTGTTTTG TGAGCAAAATGGCTTATTATGTAGACAGAACAAGAAAAACCATTTCAGTGAATATTTCAGATGTCCAAAACACAGACTATTACGTCCGTTTATGTCACCAAAGATTTGTATGTGAAGATGTGGGACCCGTCACTTTG attcagggaAAGGACTTGGTGAAATCTGCTTCTTTACAGTACAGCCAACTGCTGCCTTGTCTGTGTATTGAG GCATGGCCAGCGATTTTAGATGCACGAAGAATGCAGTTGTGCCCATTTAAGAATG ATACTAAGACCCTGTGGGATAATATTGTTTATGAACCTGCCACACAAACACTGGCTTGGGAAGCTGCCTGTCCTGTTCATGTTACAGTCAGCCTTTGTCAACTGATGAAGACTAATGATCAGTGTGTTGATCTAGAGAACACTGTCAATATTGCTACAGAGAAA GTGAAATATTCCCGAGTTGATACACATCCACGGCTTTGCATGAAG GTAGGGTGTCCTTATAGGGAATCTGGACAGGGCTCATCCATTGCCTGA